A genomic segment from Gossypium hirsutum isolate 1008001.06 chromosome D04, Gossypium_hirsutum_v2.1, whole genome shotgun sequence encodes:
- the LOC107960944 gene encoding probable galacturonosyltransferase 15 isoform X3 — protein sequence MTSKQQDIKAFAFKTKAMLLGMKQKVQSAKKRELMYWYLASRGVPKSLHCLCLKLAEEYAVNAMARSCLPPPEHVSRLADTSFNHIVLLTDNVLAASVVISSTVENAANPEKLVFHIVTDKKTYSPMHAWFATNRLKSAVVEVKGLHQYDWSQEVNDGVKQMLEIHHLICSHYYNNLKENDLEYGGEHQNFLEALSPSCLSLMNHLRIYIPELFPELNKIVFLDDDVVVQHDISSLWTLDLNGKIVGAVVDSWCGENCCPGRKYKDYLNFSHPVIPSHLDQDRCAWLSGMNIFDLEAWRRSNITTSYHKWLKLSLNSGFTLWQPGVLPPSLLAFQGHVHPIDPLWQVAGLGYCSSSAGGQILEAAAVLHFNGPAKPWLEIGSPEVRSLWSRHVNFTNSFIQKCRVLH from the exons ATGACGTCAAAACAACAAGATATCAAGGCCTTTGCTTTCAAGACAAAGGCCATG CTTTTAGGTATGAAGCAGAAGGTCCAGTCAGCAAAGAAGCGTGAGTTAATGTATTGGTATTTAGCTTCAAGGGGTGTTCCAAAGAGCCTACATTGCCTCTGCCTGAAATTGGCGGAAGAGTACGCTGTAAATGCAATGGCCCGCTCTTGTTTACCTCCTCCAGAACATGTTTCTCGCCTTGCTGACACATCCTTCAACCATATTGTGCTTCTGACTGACAATGTCCTGGCCGCCTCTGTTGTGATATCCTCTACAGTTGAAAATGCAGCCAATCCTGAAAAACTGGTGTTTCACATAGTAACAGACAAGAAAACGTACTCCCCAATGCATGCCTGGTTTGCAACAAATAGGCTGAAATCAGCAGTAGTGGAAGTTAAGGGATTACATCAATATGATTGGTCTCAGGAGGTGAATGATGGAGTTAAGCAGATGTTGGAAATACATCACTTGATTTGTAGTCATTACTACAATAATCTGAAAGAAAACGACCTTGAGTATGGAGGAGAGCATCAAAATTTTTTGGAGGCTTTAAGCCCTAGCTGCCTGTCCCTTATGAATCATCTTCGCATTTATATCCCTGAa CTGTTTCCGGAACTCAACAAGATAGTATTCTTGGACGATGATGTTGTAGTACAACATGACATATCATCTTTGTGGACATTGGATCTCAATGGGAAAATCGTTGGTGCCGTCGTTGATTCATGGTGTGGAGAAAACTGCTGTCCAGGAAGGAAATACAAGGACTACTTGAATTTTTCACACCCCGTAATTCCATCTCACCTCGACCAAGATCGTTGTGCATGGCTTTCTGGTATGAACATCTTTGATCTTGAAGCGTGGAGGAGGAGCAACATCACAACTTCTTATCATAAATGGTTGAAACTC AGTCTCAACTCGGGGTTCACGCTATGGCAACCAGGAGTGCTTCCGCCGAGCTTACTTGCTTTCCAAGGACACGTGCATCCTATTGATCCTTTATGGCAAGTGGCTGGTTTAGGGTATTGTTCCTCATCTGCTGGAGGACAGATATTAGAGGCTGCTGCTGTTTTGCATTTCAATGGCCCTGCCAAGCCATGGCTTGAGATCGGTTCTCCAGAAGTACGAAGCCTGTGGAGTAGACATGTAAATTTCACGAACAGCTTTATCCAGAAATGTAGGGTTTTGCATTAG
- the LOC107960944 gene encoding probable galacturonosyltransferase 15 isoform X1 — translation MVSLLGMKQKVQSAKKRELMYWYLASRGVPKSLHCLCLKLAEEYAVNAMARSCLPPPEHVSRLADTSFNHIVLLTDNVLAASVVISSTVENAANPEKLVFHIVTDKKTYSPMHAWFATNRLKSAVVEVKGLHQYDWSQEVNDGVKQMLEIHHLICSHYYNNLKENDLEYGGEHQNFLEALSPSCLSLMNHLRIYIPELFPELNKIVFLDDDVVVQHDISSLWTLDLNGKIVGAVVDSWCGENCCPGRKYKDYLNFSHPVIPSHLDQDRCAWLSGMNIFDLEAWRRSNITTSYHKWLKLSLNSGFTLWQPGVLPPSLLAFQGHVHPIDPLWQVAGLGYCSSSAGGQILEAAAVLHFNGPAKPWLEIGSPEVRSLWSRHVNFTNSFIQKCRVLH, via the exons ATGGTATCA CTTTTAGGTATGAAGCAGAAGGTCCAGTCAGCAAAGAAGCGTGAGTTAATGTATTGGTATTTAGCTTCAAGGGGTGTTCCAAAGAGCCTACATTGCCTCTGCCTGAAATTGGCGGAAGAGTACGCTGTAAATGCAATGGCCCGCTCTTGTTTACCTCCTCCAGAACATGTTTCTCGCCTTGCTGACACATCCTTCAACCATATTGTGCTTCTGACTGACAATGTCCTGGCCGCCTCTGTTGTGATATCCTCTACAGTTGAAAATGCAGCCAATCCTGAAAAACTGGTGTTTCACATAGTAACAGACAAGAAAACGTACTCCCCAATGCATGCCTGGTTTGCAACAAATAGGCTGAAATCAGCAGTAGTGGAAGTTAAGGGATTACATCAATATGATTGGTCTCAGGAGGTGAATGATGGAGTTAAGCAGATGTTGGAAATACATCACTTGATTTGTAGTCATTACTACAATAATCTGAAAGAAAACGACCTTGAGTATGGAGGAGAGCATCAAAATTTTTTGGAGGCTTTAAGCCCTAGCTGCCTGTCCCTTATGAATCATCTTCGCATTTATATCCCTGAa CTGTTTCCGGAACTCAACAAGATAGTATTCTTGGACGATGATGTTGTAGTACAACATGACATATCATCTTTGTGGACATTGGATCTCAATGGGAAAATCGTTGGTGCCGTCGTTGATTCATGGTGTGGAGAAAACTGCTGTCCAGGAAGGAAATACAAGGACTACTTGAATTTTTCACACCCCGTAATTCCATCTCACCTCGACCAAGATCGTTGTGCATGGCTTTCTGGTATGAACATCTTTGATCTTGAAGCGTGGAGGAGGAGCAACATCACAACTTCTTATCATAAATGGTTGAAACTC AGTCTCAACTCGGGGTTCACGCTATGGCAACCAGGAGTGCTTCCGCCGAGCTTACTTGCTTTCCAAGGACACGTGCATCCTATTGATCCTTTATGGCAAGTGGCTGGTTTAGGGTATTGTTCCTCATCTGCTGGAGGACAGATATTAGAGGCTGCTGCTGTTTTGCATTTCAATGGCCCTGCCAAGCCATGGCTTGAGATCGGTTCTCCAGAAGTACGAAGCCTGTGGAGTAGACATGTAAATTTCACGAACAGCTTTATCCAGAAATGTAGGGTTTTGCATTAG
- the LOC107960944 gene encoding probable galacturonosyltransferase 15 isoform X2 has translation MLLGMKQKVQSAKKRELMYWYLASRGVPKSLHCLCLKLAEEYAVNAMARSCLPPPEHVSRLADTSFNHIVLLTDNVLAASVVISSTVENAANPEKLVFHIVTDKKTYSPMHAWFATNRLKSAVVEVKGLHQYDWSQEVNDGVKQMLEIHHLICSHYYNNLKENDLEYGGEHQNFLEALSPSCLSLMNHLRIYIPELFPELNKIVFLDDDVVVQHDISSLWTLDLNGKIVGAVVDSWCGENCCPGRKYKDYLNFSHPVIPSHLDQDRCAWLSGMNIFDLEAWRRSNITTSYHKWLKLSLNSGFTLWQPGVLPPSLLAFQGHVHPIDPLWQVAGLGYCSSSAGGQILEAAAVLHFNGPAKPWLEIGSPEVRSLWSRHVNFTNSFIQKCRVLH, from the exons ATG CTTTTAGGTATGAAGCAGAAGGTCCAGTCAGCAAAGAAGCGTGAGTTAATGTATTGGTATTTAGCTTCAAGGGGTGTTCCAAAGAGCCTACATTGCCTCTGCCTGAAATTGGCGGAAGAGTACGCTGTAAATGCAATGGCCCGCTCTTGTTTACCTCCTCCAGAACATGTTTCTCGCCTTGCTGACACATCCTTCAACCATATTGTGCTTCTGACTGACAATGTCCTGGCCGCCTCTGTTGTGATATCCTCTACAGTTGAAAATGCAGCCAATCCTGAAAAACTGGTGTTTCACATAGTAACAGACAAGAAAACGTACTCCCCAATGCATGCCTGGTTTGCAACAAATAGGCTGAAATCAGCAGTAGTGGAAGTTAAGGGATTACATCAATATGATTGGTCTCAGGAGGTGAATGATGGAGTTAAGCAGATGTTGGAAATACATCACTTGATTTGTAGTCATTACTACAATAATCTGAAAGAAAACGACCTTGAGTATGGAGGAGAGCATCAAAATTTTTTGGAGGCTTTAAGCCCTAGCTGCCTGTCCCTTATGAATCATCTTCGCATTTATATCCCTGAa CTGTTTCCGGAACTCAACAAGATAGTATTCTTGGACGATGATGTTGTAGTACAACATGACATATCATCTTTGTGGACATTGGATCTCAATGGGAAAATCGTTGGTGCCGTCGTTGATTCATGGTGTGGAGAAAACTGCTGTCCAGGAAGGAAATACAAGGACTACTTGAATTTTTCACACCCCGTAATTCCATCTCACCTCGACCAAGATCGTTGTGCATGGCTTTCTGGTATGAACATCTTTGATCTTGAAGCGTGGAGGAGGAGCAACATCACAACTTCTTATCATAAATGGTTGAAACTC AGTCTCAACTCGGGGTTCACGCTATGGCAACCAGGAGTGCTTCCGCCGAGCTTACTTGCTTTCCAAGGACACGTGCATCCTATTGATCCTTTATGGCAAGTGGCTGGTTTAGGGTATTGTTCCTCATCTGCTGGAGGACAGATATTAGAGGCTGCTGCTGTTTTGCATTTCAATGGCCCTGCCAAGCCATGGCTTGAGATCGGTTCTCCAGAAGTACGAAGCCTGTGGAGTAGACATGTAAATTTCACGAACAGCTTTATCCAGAAATGTAGGGTTTTGCATTAG